The nucleotide sequence ggcccgagccggcgaaaaatggacccctgggggcgcgactgggccgttttttggcGTCGGCGGCTAAAAAGTCGCCTGGAGGGCCTTGttgggggcacggctggagatgctctaagacacATTCAATGAGAGGCTTTTTCCGATGATATGTAAAGGTACATTCTAGCAGTTAAAATGCATAGCAAGGTGATAATCGCACCAAACATGATACACCGATTTTTGTGTGGCAAGGTGATAATCACACCAAACATGATACACCGATTTTTGTGTCAAATATTAGCTTCTGAAATACAACCCCTACTTTCCGATGTGCAAACCAAGAATAGTTAATAGGACTATATAGTAAcgacataatactccctccgtccaaaagaagtgtctcaactttgtactaactttaatgcaaagttgtactaaggttgaaacacttattttgggaaggagggagtattaaACTGTGCCTTTTGAATCATTTTGGGGGTAGTAATTAGCCTTCCCTCTACATTGACTGCAGAACTTACAAAAACTGCAAGAACATACGACTCCAGTTTCCTCTCTCAAATGTCACACAGTGCATCAGCGCTCAAAGCATCACGATTTTGTTTTCTAGGCATGTAACATCAGAAGGTGCTGGTTGTTGTTGCAACTTGCATCTAGCTCTCTGCCAGATGCCAAAATAGCAAGTATGCCAGCCTAGTTTTTATCTCGCTACATCGTCAAAATTTCGGTCAGTTCAAACAAGTGGCTGAATTCGCAGCAATGGGATCATGCCAGCGACAAACGATTATTCTCAATCAGCACTCTATACGGACTGCACCGCTTTGTGTCGATATGAACTTGGGCTTCCTGATCACCTGCTCCAAGCACTGGATGGTATCCCCGACCTGGTATTCGTCGCAATCCTCAATCACCAATCCACAGTCGGTACCCTTGTCGAGCGTGTCAGCATCCTGCTTCTCTCGCTTCAGCGAAGAACACGGACCCTCAAAGACGACGTCTCCGCTTCTCAACAGTCTCATGGTTCCAGTTCTGCTAAAGCGCCCATCGGTTATCCGGCAGCCAGCAATCTTGATGTCTGGCCCTTTTGACTTGCTACGCCCTTTCAGCTCGAATATGTTCAGAACCTCAGCCTCCCCTGAAATTTGGGTTTCAGCAGTCCCTGGTGCCTTCTCCACAATCAGCCTTCCCATTTCCTCAAGGAGATGGTAAATCACCTTGTGCAGCAAAATCTGAAGAGTAGACATGGTCAAGTCAGCTAAACTCATTTTCCAGTTTCGGAGTAAAAAAGACTTCAAAAAATCAACCAGCGAATTTAGACTCTTAACAATATGTATCAATACTTTCCTTTTGGGGAACATATGCTGTGTACTTGTGGAACATATAGAATGGGACCAGACTTAACTCAGGATACTGAGAACTAGCGATATGAGAACAAAATCGAATTTATATGGTTCACATCAACCACCAAAACAAACGGTGCCTCAAGAAAAGTGAAAAGAGTACTCCATTGCAGTATACCCTGCAATATTCGAGAGATATGGGCAATCTGACTTCCTGGATGACATTCAAAATTGATCAGAGGTTGAGATCAGGATTCTCTTATCATATTTCAAGTCCAGTATTTTAATGAGGTCAATATGATGTAGGCCATATCCTCAATTCCACACACATAAGAGCTGAATTATGTTTACTCTTCCTAAATTCACTATAACATATCCTAGTGCCTACACAATATAAAGAAACACCAGAAACAAGAGAAAGAGAAAATGTTATCTTAAGTAAGATCTACCCTCTTTGCACGTAACCCAGGTCCCAGAAGGCATATTTACATCCTATACTGAGCATTAAAATATGACATAAAAAATCACCACCAATGTCCAAACCATAGAACTTGATTTCTACCAAAGGTGTACACTCAATCAAAAGCAGTACAGGCACTAGAGCAATAATAAACATGGTACCTTTATGTTGGCTTGTGTTGCTCCTAGAGTAATCGCACTCGGTGGATCGCGAACGTTGAAACCAACTATGCATGCTCGGCATGCTTGTGCCAGATCAATGTCATGTTCACTTACTGGGCCGACGCCAACATGAATAACATTCACAAACACCTACAAAGAAGGTACCATAGGCATGACTGAATCTAACAGAAATATCGGCATACTGTAAATAGAACATATATCATACCAAACCACTGGAACAAACCTACGTATGATCTAAAATGCAGTGTCAGCGATCAGGAATTCAGCACTGCTTGAGTGCTTGTATAGTCAAGTTTGTGAGACTACAAAAATAAAAATAAGGCATCCAATGTGGTCAAGGAAATACCTGTGGGCTATTAAGACTTCTTAAGGCATCCGTAACTGCTTGAACACTGCCCTGTACATCAGCTTTGACAATTATGGGCATCTCAACTCTTTCAGGAGTCTCTTCTCCAATTTCTGCCTCCTCTGTCATGTTTTCATCAATCTTCCGAAGCCTATCTTTCTCCTGTTTCTTCTTCCGCCCTTGACTAAGCATTCTTGCCCTTTCCTCGGAGTCAACAACAACTACATCATCCCCAGCCATTGGGAGGCCCCTCAGCCCCTCAATCTCAACAGGCATGGCGGGTTTTGCGGACTCTGTTACTTTCCCTGCCGTGTCTCTAAGTGATCTAATTCTTCCCCACTCTGCACCCACAACAATGTATTGTCCACTAACTAATGTGCCGGACTTAACTATAGTTGTTGCAAGTGGTCCCCTGCCCCTGTCCACCCTTGCCTCCACCACAAAAGCTTGAGCAGGCCCATCTGTTCTGGCTTTCAGGTCCATTATCTCGGCCTGAAGGAGCAAAGCCTCTTCCAATTTATCCAAACCAAGTTTCGATAATGCAGAAATTTCAACAACCTGTACATCACCACCCATATCCTCCAAAAGCAATCCTTCAGAACCAAGCTGAATTCTGACCCTCTCAGGGTCAGCTCCAGATTTGTCACATTTGTTTATGGCGACTACAATTGGAACATTTGCTACTTTTGCATGCGACATAGCTTCAAGTGTTTGAGGCATCACACCATCATCTGCTGCAACCACAAGCACTACAATATCTGTGACAGCTGCACCTCTAGCCCGCATAGCACTAAATGCAGCATGCCCTGGTGTATCAAGAAATGTAAGAGAGGCTCCAGATTGCATCTCAACAACAAAGGCACCTATATGCTGAGTGATCCCACCAGCTTCTTTAGCAGCAACAGATGTTTGCCGCAGGGAATCCAGAAGCGATGTTTTACCATGATCAACATGACCCATAACTGTTACAACAGCAGGCCGTGGTTCAACTGTGCCTTCACCTGTGTGCATTCTTCTGATATTAACACCAAGTTCCTGTGCAAGAAGGATGAAAGATATTGATTAATATCATGAATCATAAGAAATAGAAGCTTTCCTAAAGCTGCATAAATATTTCACGATGACAAAGCTTAGGTGTAAACTGGGGACAATAGTACATATAATTAATGACAACATCAGCGTATGTAAAATTTGAACATGTAAGTTTGCTCCAacataatatcaccaaaaaaaagcAAAAATTCCATTTTTAGTGAATATATGGTCAGAAAGGAGAAAAAACCTGGGCACAAAACAAGCATAGAGAAAAGACGACAAACCAAGGCACAATGCACGACTACACTTGCTAAATGGAAGTCAACCAGTGAACACAAGTGGATCCACCCTTCTCATAATCGACAGCTTGAACTTGCTTAATGAGAGCACTAATAAAATAGCAGAATTTGAAGAAATAAAGAATAAGTACTGTTTAGCATCACCATATCACACCTTGCAACAAGATCATTTTGATAGATGAGGTCAAATGCAACATCCAGAGTGAATTTATAGCCATTGTCACCATGAGTTATAGTCTCATATGACATGATATACAACAAATAAAGTTATCCTGGTACAACTGGTTACTAATATGAATATGCTTCAGAGTAGCATACAGAAACGTAGAAGTCACAAAAGGAAGATTATAAATATAAATACATACCATACCCACTAGCTCAGCTAGATCGATGGTAATAGAGTCGAATTCTGATTCAACCCTTTCGCCAAGATCTGCAAGTATGCTTTGAAGCGCATTGATGGTTGCACCAGATCGTTTAGATAGGTCACGCAATGTCATCCCATCAAAAATTTCAACAATTTTATCTGGCGCTGGTTTGGTCAGCTTTGGTTTTGGTGCTACATATGGCGCTTCTACAGGAGGTTGACTCCTAGTTTCCTTTCTCACTCGCTTCTCCCTTTTCGGTGCTTTTAGCCCAACAACATCCTCCTTTTTCTGGTGCCATGCCAACATATACACACCTGCATGAAAATTCCTATAAAGAAGACAGTATTGTCACCTAATATATAAATCCTAAAATCTGCATCAAATAACAATGTACTGATAGTAGCATACCTACAACAAGACCTACATTTAATGACTAAAAAATCTGAACAGTCGTTCCAGAAGATGAGATAAACAAAGATACAGTAGAATTAGAGTATGGTAAAAGAACCTAGTGAATGCCTTTCCCAAGCAAGGTCAGATAAGATAAGAGGTAAATACATGACTCCATGCAGAAGTTGCAAGATCATTTAGTGGGGTGCAGGAAATTAACATGGTGTCAAGCTTGGCTTTTCCAAAGAAATATGATGCAGATTCCTTGTGAGATAACACTCAAATTCAATTTGATGCACTGAGTGTGTGCCATAGTTTGTTGAATATGTCGATGTGACAAGAGTAGTGATGCCACCTGAATAATAGGAGAGCAGATTGACATACCTGATAGTGGACTGTTTAAAGACCGTACAGTTAGCAGCACCTTGGAGTCCATTGCCGTGGACAAACTCTGCAATTGAGAATTAAATACTGATCAAATCAGTAAAACATAGACTTATGAGGTATCCAATAAGGAAGAAAGTACTTGCTCTTAGGAAAGTGACCAAAAAGGACTTCATGAAGATTCGCTATGCTAAGCTAGAGTCTGAGTCCATTAAGTTCATCGTGTAACATATGAAATACTCTTCTCTAACCAATAGAAATCATAAACCAAGAACCGCGTATAGCCCTGCAACAGGTGAGCGGTGGCGTTAGCGTGAAGGTTCAAATCCTATGGTGTGGATTTAGCCTCATCTGTCATTTCCCGGATGGAATAAAGCTGAGCGTATCGCTGCTTCTTAAGATATGCTGAGGGGGTTCTTCCTGCATTGTAATCTATTCATTTTTAAATAATAACATAGGCGGTACAGACACTATGGGCCCACTTGGAATGCACAACTTGAATACACAGGAATAGGAACAACATGGACAAGATATAGGAtctaaaaaattagaaaaataatatagaagggtgaaaggaaaaggagaagaaactggggtgtgtactccctccgtttctttttagtctgcacgTAAAATTTGTCtggaagtcaaacttcgtaaagtttgaccatctTTATAGGAAGAAATATTAACATTCACAATATGGAATAAAAATCATTAGATGCATcataaaattaattttcatactataCATAACcatagtattgtagatgttcatattttttattataaatttgatcaaactttgtgtggtttgacttcaaacaaatcttatatgcaaagtaAGAAAGAAATGGAGGAGGGAGTACGATTAAAGTGCAATTTGAGTGGACATTCTACAGATTTCATTTTCCATTGGCCATTGTGGATTCACAGTTCTTCGTTATTGATGCATAAATTCATTTACATCTTCATCTCACTCACATGGAAAAGCAGCAtcagtgcggggggggggggggggggggggacaccctTTAGTATATAGACCTACCACATTCTCAGTTTACATTGATCTACACTACCATATAGCACTCATTGGCCAAAGGCATAGGACCTCCAGGTTGAACCGTTCATGCAAGGCGAGGACAAAATCCCAAGCGAGGTGCTACACATATGTGCCCTTCCCATGCAGGACAGTACTTGTAACAAACTTTGGAGCGGGATGGTAtagagggaacaaagcaacatcaCAAACTCATAACTATAGAGATGATACTGTGGCAGAGGTGGAGGTGACTTTCCGAGAAATAACAGCAGCGGTGAAGAATTATCTATATCGAAGCCATGATAAGATAACTTAGCACGCAAACAGTGCCCGTACTAGCAATGCTTGCTAGAGGCTAGGGCAGGGATTTACTTGGCAAAACAATGGTTGGACAATTAACGAGTTAAAATGAATCTATGCAATTGCAGTACGATATTAATGGAACTTACGTGGTAGCTTTCCCAATGTTCCAGTGGCGAAATGCTTCGTTCCACCATGATCCAAGCGAAGGGCCAGATTCACAAGGCCTGTGTGGACATCCTGCAAATTATGTCTCCAATTGTTAGTCCCGTGCTGCGGGGGATCCAGCCGTATTTGTTCGTGCCAGAAAATCGTGTATGTTTAACAGCGCGCTCTAGGAACAGGAAATGCAACAGAtttcagagaaggaagaggagccGTACCTTTCTTCGCAGCATCCGCCAGGCCATCATCGTGCCCTGGGCAAGAGAGGCGCGGCGTCCGGTGGAGGAATGGCAGAGGAGGGGCGCCGCGGGTGACAGAGGAGCGGTGACGGCGCGTGACCTAGCGCGGTAGCGCCGCCGGCGGGGTGGGGACCAGGAAGCGCGATGCGGGGAGGATT is from Triticum aestivum cultivar Chinese Spring chromosome 1B, IWGSC CS RefSeq v2.1, whole genome shotgun sequence and encodes:
- the LOC123139809 gene encoding translation initiation factor IF-2 isoform X2, whose product is MVERSISPLEHWESYHSLSTAMDSKVLLTVRSLNSPLSGVYMLAWHQKKEDVVGLKAPKREKRVRKETRSQPPVEAPYVAPKPKLTKPAPDKIVEIFDGMTLRDLSKRSGATINALQSILADLGERVESEFDSITIDLAELVGMELGVNIRRMHTGEGTVEPRPAVVTVMGHVDHGKTSLLDSLRQTSVAAKEAGGITQHIGAFVVEMQSGASLTFLDTPGHAAFSAMRARGAAVTDIVVLVVAADDGVMPQTLEAMSHAKVANVPIVVAINKCDKSGADPERVRIQLGSEGLLLEDMGGDVQVVEISALSKLGLDKLEEALLLQAEIMDLKARTDGPAQAFVVEARVDRGRGPLATTIVKSGTLVSGQYIVVGAEWGRIRSLRDTAGKVTESAKPAMPVEIEGLRGLPMAGDDVVVVDSEERARMLSQGRKKKQEKDRLRKIDENMTEEAEIGEETPERVEMPIIVKADVQGSVQAVTDALRSLNSPQVFVNVIHVGVGPVSEHDIDLAQACRACIVGFNVRDPPSAITLGATQANIKILLHKVIYHLLEEMGRLIVEKAPGTAETQISGEAEVLNIFELKGRSKSKGPDIKIAGCRITDGRFSRTGTMRLLRSGDVVFEGPCSSLKREKQDADTLDKGTDCGLVIEDCDEYQVGDTIQCLEQVIRKPKFISTQSGAVRIEC
- the LOC123139809 gene encoding translation initiation factor IF-2 isoform X1, translated to MMAWRMLRRKDVHTGLVNLALRLDHGGTKHFATGTLGKLPQFVHGNGLQGAANCTVFKQSTIRNFHAGVYMLAWHQKKEDVVGLKAPKREKRVRKETRSQPPVEAPYVAPKPKLTKPAPDKIVEIFDGMTLRDLSKRSGATINALQSILADLGERVESEFDSITIDLAELVGMELGVNIRRMHTGEGTVEPRPAVVTVMGHVDHGKTSLLDSLRQTSVAAKEAGGITQHIGAFVVEMQSGASLTFLDTPGHAAFSAMRARGAAVTDIVVLVVAADDGVMPQTLEAMSHAKVANVPIVVAINKCDKSGADPERVRIQLGSEGLLLEDMGGDVQVVEISALSKLGLDKLEEALLLQAEIMDLKARTDGPAQAFVVEARVDRGRGPLATTIVKSGTLVSGQYIVVGAEWGRIRSLRDTAGKVTESAKPAMPVEIEGLRGLPMAGDDVVVVDSEERARMLSQGRKKKQEKDRLRKIDENMTEEAEIGEETPERVEMPIIVKADVQGSVQAVTDALRSLNSPQVFVNVIHVGVGPVSEHDIDLAQACRACIVGFNVRDPPSAITLGATQANIKILLHKVIYHLLEEMGRLIVEKAPGTAETQISGEAEVLNIFELKGRSKSKGPDIKIAGCRITDGRFSRTGTMRLLRSGDVVFEGPCSSLKREKQDADTLDKGTDCGLVIEDCDEYQVGDTIQCLEQVIRKPKFISTQSGAVRIEC